DNA sequence from the Myxocyprinus asiaticus isolate MX2 ecotype Aquarium Trade chromosome 3, UBuf_Myxa_2, whole genome shotgun sequence genome:
GATGTAAACAGAATCATACTTTATTAACTTCCTGTTTGATGAtggtctgtgtgtttgtttacatcagcACCAATGGAACAGTGATCAACATGTCCAAACTGGTGAAGAAACAGGCGTACTTACTGCAGAACGGTGATGTCATTTATTTTGTGTACAGGAAGAACGAGCCAGAACAGAGTGCGTTTGCTTTTGTTTCTCacaatttttttcatatttgttatgaaattactGTTACAAATTCAGTTGTTTCCAAACAAATTTCACACCTTGGATTCATctgttttaatgtgtttgtttttgcactagCCACATATATTTTCTGTTTTGCAGACATTGCTTATGTGTATCAGGCCATCATGCCACAGAAAAGTGCCTCACAGGATGTTGAAGGTAAACAAAccttgaatataattttttttatgcagatATAAAACTTTCACTAAGCTTCCACTTGTTGCATAACGTATAATTATGGGTCAAACGGGCGTGAAACagcatgagtaaattatgacagaattgtcattaaGATCCGGTTTTCTCTTTGTGATATCCGCAGATGATGGGAGAGAAGAAGAATCTGATCTGACAGAAACAGAAAGTGAACCAGCACCAGTGGAGCCAGTTATTGTAAAGCCTCTACCTCAGACTGGGCATGAGGAACCCCAgccatctacctccacctctacCTTCCACTTCTTCAACATGTCCTTATCTACCTGCTCTGGTAATTGCTGTAAACACTGTATGTGCACTTTCTTGCAAGTTGCCTTATATGCTGCTGTCTGGGGTAATACATGAGTCATCTTATTTGCAGTGaggttttaaaatgtacagtgctGACACTATCAACGAAAGACCTAGGGAAGCTGGACTTTCAGTAGACTTTGCCATATACCATTGATGAAAAAGATTATTTGttgcattataaattatattatcagtttAACATTTCTCACAATTTCTCAGTATTTGATATTTCCCCTTTTTGCTTAAATAATAGCACGCACAATAGCTGGCATTATACCCTGTCATCCCAGCATAATTGGAAAATGTTCCAAAGATCATCTTATACAAGGAAATCTGTCCTATTGTACAGAGGAGGTCAATGGTCAATGTCAAAAATTACttgcatttgattagtgacctagaaatagtgaagaatctttaataattgaaaaataatccTAAAGCCTTGtgcttatttccaggtttaaatgtgatttaaaaccCCAGACATTCAATAAGGTCTCAGCCTTTTTAGACcttatatatatttctatatatgcAGCATTTAGCAGAAAAACGTCAGTTCTTTGGCCAGTTTCCCTCTTGAATCTAGAGGTTTGTATCGTTTGAGTACGTTTATGTAGTTGAGAATGAAATCTTGCTGTCAGTGGTGAGGGGAATATGTGATGACTGTAATACTCTTTTGCAGGTTATGAAAATGAAAAGCATGTTGAGTCATCAAGCTGTTCCCACAATGCCCCAGCAGGCAGCCCAAGGGAGGCAGTCATGAATCACCCCTGCCTGAAGAGAACTTACTGGACTGACGGAGGGCAGCAGATGCTGACAGAGATGGAAACAGAGAGGAAAAGAAGAAAAACTGAGAGAGGTACattatagggctgggcgataggacaatgtaatcagatatcggcgatgtcttacaaagatcccatTTCCAATTGCGGACAGACAATGATCGACAATATTGGAAAATGGCAAAACCacggatctgggaagtcgccatatatattaaacagtggccagggtgtgaaactagcacccgccacctgcaaaatgcaacgaggctgaatccagtttgcaAACTCCTCGTCCAAATATATTTCAtgagcgggtaattttgctcatctgcccgcaacaggcgggcaacctgtaagacatctcggagtgacacatgacaagaaatgctgtagtcacaaagacacacttgaagaaacacactttattatatttttaagaacagacaaaagaaaagccatcattgcttgtgtctgattcgctgtttgttcagaggcatgcagcacgagcctgtcatgtgTAGCacatgcatgtaaagagttttcactcttttttttctctgtttcattcatctgaaaactgtttgcgagaataatgttgtctatcagaatgctgcaaattatctccgatcatctcaggaggtgctgtgagtttaattcactttatttctattggttagcatgcattgtaaacgcaactctgcaggttcagtaatatatatctttgtattaaagaaacaaagacaaaagtgattaaatcataaagtagtacaagacacattcaccttgaacctaaaatttagttttcttttctttaggcagcattaactgtattaccaaaatgcaatacaaacacaaattcgataagaacacatttggcagcattattttgggaacacaaggtcatttattaggcttatttatttggattattattgtctttacatttataattgtctttcgTTCTTAATCTGTAGCACAATTAGTCATTTTCCATCTGTGTTGACGGATgcttgtgtgatggcaaatggagccattggagacagtaaatgtttggatttgagagcaaaatcaataaagcaaaaaacatTCACCGAGccttggcaggggggttgacaatgtaatcggatattgcgagatttttaaagacaattatcgctaaaatattttttacatatcgcccggCCCTAGCACATTAACACTGTAACACACTTTTGGTGAAATTAATGCAAGAAGcattgtaaataatgaaaataacttTTGGATGCCGCTACATATGATTCCAGGAATTGTTTTTCTTTGAGTCTTTAAAGAACTCATGTGTCTCACTTTCCTCCTTTCTTTCAATTTTCAATGGGCTGTATTGACATTACAGTAAGGGTACATTACCAAAACCGTAgcagattataataataataatatatttttatagcacTTTTGAGTGATTTAGCAAAAATTGTGGCACCAAACCATGTAATGCCTtatatctaattaattacatcttAAAATCGACACTTAAATGAATTGGTAACCAATtcaaagaagctaaaactggagtaatatgatttGAAGAACTAGTTCATGTCaaaaagtctagctgcagcattttgcactaaTTGTAGCTATTCTAAAGTGCGTTGATGTAAAGTTGAAAACAGAGCATTACAATAATGAAGACAAAACGAAATAAACGCATGTATAAGCTTCTAAAACTCAAGACATGTCGAATGTGGGAAGTGTTCCTTAACAGATcaaaacaagactgaactaaccTCCTGATGTgatattcaaatttaaatttgtgtcagaataaacacccaaatttctcaccacctgctgaatatttgggaCCACCTGTCTAAGTGCTAactcaatctgacttttttttttttaatcatgaccgattataacaacctctgttttatcagtatttaaCTGAAGAAAATTACATGCCATCCACATTTTCATATCTGCTATACAcgcttgaagaacatttaaattagtcagatcattgggatttaatgaaaaatataattgcaGGTCATCTGTATAGCAATGaaaattaatattgtattttttgaatCACAAAACGAAGCGGTAACATAGAGTATATAGTGAAAACAGTATTGGCCCTAACACTGATACTTGTGGAAACATATTTCCTATTCGACAAGTATGAAACAAACCAGTTaaatcaagcaacactaaaaTCCATTATCCTCTGCCATCAATAAATTATTGATCACCCTAAGAAGGGCAATTTCTGTACTGGGGTTttctctaaaacctgactgaaatttttcaaaaatattgttATCCACTATCTCCAATAGTTGCCGAGCTACAGCTTTCTCTAATATTTTGGAGATGAAAGGTAATCTTGAGATTGGTGTATAGTTATTTGGAACCAAAGGATCTAATGTGGGATTCTTCAGAAGTGGATGAACTGTTGCAGTCTTTAACTAAAAAGATTAGAATATTTACTTAAATGATTTATGTTATTACTGTCATTTTGGAAATTAGATATCTAGGTCGCATTTCATCTCAaaatcaaaattaatatttttagacaaAAAATGCAGACCAAATATGTTTTTTGAGATTCAGCTGGGTATTTAGATTTACcatgatttttttcttaaaacaaactTTGCATCAAAAAACAAGGaggaattttaattgttttacattGTGTTGATGTTCCATTCTAAAACAAGAACACTTGTAAATCCAACAATTATTGGTTATAGTAACTGAAggttctctgtctctgtctcagaTGACCTGGATAGATTTGGATCTGCTCACAGTGACTCCGCTGCTTCTGCAAATGTTCCTCAGGCCACTCTCAGAGTAGTGGGGAAAGAGAAAGCAGAGGGAGCCAAAACGGACAAGATGGAAGAGTCCCTCACCTGCATCATCTGTCAAGACCTGCTGCATGACTGTGTCAGGTCAGTCCTGTGTATACAAATGACCACCTAAATCCTAATGGACATTTTGGCAGAAGacacttttatttgttttcttaattGAAACTTATGCAAATCCTTTAAGAAGGATTTTCAAATGGCGTGTGATGGCTGattaattttaatttgtatatttCTGTACAGTCTTCAGCCTTGCATGCATACATTTTGTGCTGCCTGTTATTCTGGTTGGATGGAGCGCTCCTCACTCTGCCCTACCTGCCGATGTCCCGTGGAGAGGATCCGTAAAAACCACATCCTCAACAATCTTGTGGAGGCATACCTGCTTCAACACCCAGGTAACACTCATCATAAATAGCTTCCTGATAAGGCCTGCTCACACTAGTTTGATGAAACTAAATGACACCAAAGTATAAAAACAAAACTGCAGGAAAATTATTTACACCAAATGCGATGCTACATTTCCATCATACTCTAAATGAGAAGATCTTTAAGATCCAAACAATTGACTTGGCCTCTGAATATAAGAACAACATATCTTCACTGTACTATAATGACCGAAATTACATCTATTTCTTCCTATTTTACTCATACCCATATCTATTGGTGTTTGTAAGTGTTCTCACGtatgtcttcatttgtttttatgtcACAGAGAAGTGTCGCAGTGAAGAGGACTTGCGCAGCATGGATGCTCGGAATAAGAtcacacaagacatgctgcagcCGAAGATCGAGCGCTCATTTTCAGACGAGGAAGGAAGTTCAGATTATCTGTTCGAGCTTTCAGACAATGACAGTGACACCTCTGACATGAGGTCAGCAACTTTGCACCTTTTATTCTTTCTCTTTTTAAAACTCTTGTCACTGCTTTCCGTTTTAGTGCACCATATGCATCAGACGTTAAAGGAGTTATGATTACCTCATTTATAAAGTAGCTGATTTCCAGCAGATTCTACAGAGAGTTTAAGTGTTTGATGAAGCCGACCCTACACATCTACAAGAGTGATTTGGCTCATCCACATAaacgtatgtgtttgtgtgtgttcacagTCAGCCCTACATGATGTGTCGGCAGTGTCTGGGCTATCGGAAGGAGCTTTGCTCTGCCCTGTGGATCTGTGAGCCCGCTCAATCAGAGGCGCCAGCTAAAGTGCCTGGAGATGAACCCTCCACATCCTCTGAAACCACCACAGGTTATTAACGCACGTGCTTTAGTTTACACAGTGCACTCatataataatgtttaatttatatagcacctttccagagctcaaggatgcTTCACAATCAAGAACAAATGCAGTTGCATATAGCAGATATCAGATCATGCAAACAGTTTCAATCCAGTACAAGTAAGCATACAAATACAGTGAGCAGTACATGAAGCATATACACATTATGACTGATAATATTGAGAGAACAAATATGTTTTGAGCTGAGTTTTGTATTCAGAGATAGAGATAGTAGTTCGGAGTGCCAGGGGAATTGAGTTCCATATCTTAGATGCCACAACTGAAAAAGACCTGCCGCCCATTGATGAAAGGCAGAATCTAGGAACCAGAAGAAGTTCACACCCAGAAGATCGGAGTGAGTGAATAGGAATATAGGGAGAAAGTAAATCAGAAAGGTAAGAAGGAGCTAGACCGTTGAGTGACTTAAATGTAAGCAGTAGAAATTTGTATGCAATACGGGATGcgacaggtagccagtgaaggtTAAATAGGATGGGAGTAATATGTGCAGATCGTTTAGTGTAAGTTAGTACTCTcgcagcagaattttgaatatattgcatGTGGGAGATAGAGTGTGCCAGTAGTCCAGAAAAAAGGGCGTTACAGTAGTCAAGGCGAGATGTAATAAATGCATGGACTAATGATTCAGCACCTTTCGGGCTAACGTAGGGATGAATTTGGGCGATACGATGTAGTTGGAAAAATGCTGCTTTAGAGAGTTTGTTAATATAGGCATCTAGGGTCAGTGAAGGGTCAAGAATGATACCTAAGTTTTTGACTGTGGCAAATGGGAAAATTTGAGTAGCATCAATGTCACAGCTAGGGACATTAGTTAGATTTGTGGTTGTGGGAATCAGGGGACCTGGCAATATTATATTGATATCATT
Encoded proteins:
- the LOC127424093 gene encoding E3 ubiquitin-protein ligase CHFR-like isoform X1, whose translation is MAYQGSGQAWGKLVKVDASPDSEILLINRECTVGRRKGCDLSFPSNKLVSGDHCKITQDQNSGKVWLEDMSTNGTVINMSKLVKKQAYLLQNGDVIYFVYRKNEPEQNIAYVYQAIMPQKSASQDVEDDGREEESDLTETESEPAPVEPVIVKPLPQTGHEEPQPSTSTSTFHFFNMSLSTCSGYENEKHVESSSCSHNAPAGSPREAVMNHPCLKRTYWTDGGQQMLTEMETERKRRKTERDDLDRFGSAHSDSAASANVPQATLRVVGKEKAEGAKTDKMEESLTCIICQDLLHDCVSLQPCMHTFCAACYSGWMERSSLCPTCRCPVERIRKNHILNNLVEAYLLQHPEKCRSEEDLRSMDARNKITQDMLQPKIERSFSDEEGSSDYLFELSDNDSDTSDMSQPYMMCRQCLGYRKELCSALWICEPAQSEAPAKVPGDEPSTSSETTTAPQEFRCPPQGSHLICTCCLQPMPDRRAEHLPPQMSPQHCMVCQKPFCHVYWGCQRIGCQGCLARFNELNLTDKCLDGVLNSNQYESEVLQNYLTSRGMTWRHMLQEALQAVQQGRYHLSDYRITANSFLCYCCGLCTFRELTYKYREHIPPSELPDAVTVRPDCYWGRNCRTQVKAHHAMKFNHICEQTRFKN
- the LOC127424093 gene encoding E3 ubiquitin-protein ligase CHFR-like isoform X2 produces the protein MAYQGSGQAWGKLVKVDASPDSEILLINRECTVGRRKGCDLSFPSNKLVSGDHCKITQDQNSGKVWLEDMSTNGTVINMSKLVKKQAYLLQNGDVIYFVYRKNEPEQNIAYVYQAIMPQKSASQDVEDDGREEESDLTETESEPAPVEPVIVKPLPQTGHEEPQPSTSTSTFHFFNMSLSTCSGYENEKHVESSSCSHNAPAGSPREAVMNHPCLKRTYWTDGGQQMLTEMETERKRRKTERDDLDRFGSAHSDSAASANVPQATLRVVGKEKAEGAKTDKMEESLTCIICQDLLHDCVSLQPCMHTFCAACYSGWMERSSLCPTCRCPVERIRKNHILNNLVEAYLLQHPEKCRSEEDLRSMDARNKITQDMLQPKIERSFSDEEGSSDYLFELSDNDSDTSDMSQPYMMCRQCLGYRKELCSALWICEPAQSEAPAKVPGDEPSTSSETTTAPQEFRCPPQGSHLICTCCLQPMPDRRAEHLPPQMSPQHCMVCQKPFCHVYWGCQRIGCQGCLARFNELNLTDKCLDGVLNSNQYESEVLQDLR